AGCGGCGGCGCGCCTCCTTCGTCACGCTCCTGCGCGCAAAGCGGCAGCAGTTCCACGCGGCCGGACAGATTCGCCTCGACGCTGCTATGCGGGCGGAAATGGGGAAACAGCGGCAGGTCGGCGAAGACACGGTTCACCACCTCGACCAGACGCGGCGCGTTGCGCCGGGTGGCATCGTTGGCCAGCCGACGTGCGCCGTAGGCCGACTGCAGGAAGGCGGCGGCGGCATCGAAGACGCGCGGATCGGCGCGGCGGAAGCGGTAGATCGACTGCTTCGGATCGCCGACGATGAAGACGCGCGGCTTCGCCGCCTCCGCCGCATCGTAGGCGGCCAGCCAGGCGAGCAGGATCTGCCACTGCAGCGGATTGGTGTCCTGGAACTCGTCGA
This Candidatus Binatia bacterium DNA region includes the following protein-coding sequences:
- a CDS encoding UvrD-helicase domain-containing protein codes for the protein ELAKAGAVDFGDLIWLPWRLATEIPEVGQELRLRWRYVLVDEFQDTNPLQWQILLAWLAAYDAAEAAKPRVFIVGDPKQSIYRFRRADPRVFDAAAAFLQSAYGARRLANDATRRNAPRLVEVVNRVFADLPLFPHFRPHSSVEANLSGRVELLPLCAQERDEGGAPPLSRLRDPLAAPQAVAEDGRRREEAALLASRIAEIVGRWPVID